One region of Limnospira fusiformis SAG 85.79 genomic DNA includes:
- a CDS encoding tetratricopeptide repeat protein yields the protein MGYAIDVNQDNFQAEVIDKSWETLVMVDFFATWCGPCQIMKPILERLTTEYDFILAKVDVDQNPELASQYGIQGVPDVRMVTKGEVKPGFVGAIAEPQLRELLAGFNLKSELENGLSAIDNATHSGNLKQAKNLFDFLFEKYPNHPELIIKAAQFFIAVNEIEAAQKMLATIRPDNREFHAKARAVEKLIEFRVAAENPGETEIEQLYAQACQHIINEEYDAGLSLFLKIVGISRKYREDGARKAMIAVFDLLGPDHPLIPQYRKQLMLQLY from the coding sequence ATGGGATATGCCATTGACGTTAATCAGGATAATTTTCAGGCAGAAGTTATTGATAAGTCTTGGGAAACATTGGTGATGGTCGATTTTTTTGCTACCTGGTGCGGCCCTTGTCAAATCATGAAACCCATACTAGAGCGACTGACCACCGAATACGATTTTATCTTAGCCAAGGTCGATGTAGATCAGAATCCTGAATTAGCTAGTCAATATGGTATTCAGGGAGTTCCTGATGTTCGTATGGTTACCAAAGGAGAGGTTAAACCTGGTTTTGTGGGGGCGATCGCTGAACCGCAACTGCGGGAATTGTTGGCGGGGTTTAACCTTAAATCAGAGTTAGAAAATGGATTGTCCGCTATTGACAATGCTACTCATTCCGGTAATCTCAAACAAGCTAAAAATTTGTTTGATTTTTTGTTTGAGAAATATCCCAATCATCCCGAACTAATTATTAAAGCTGCTCAGTTTTTCATTGCCGTTAATGAAATTGAAGCCGCCCAAAAAATGTTGGCAACTATTAGACCCGATAACCGAGAGTTTCATGCTAAGGCGCGTGCTGTCGAAAAATTGATTGAATTTCGAGTCGCTGCTGAAAACCCTGGAGAAACCGAAATAGAACAGCTTTATGCTCAAGCCTGCCAGCATATCATTAATGAGGAATATGATGCGGGTCTTTCATTATTTCTAAAGATTGTCGGCATTAGTCGTAAATATCGCGAAGATGGCGCTAGAAAAGCTATGATCGCAGTGTTTGACCTTCTCGGACCAGATCATCCACTTATCCCTCAGTATCGTAAGCAGCTTATGCTACAATTGTATTGA
- a CDS encoding nucleotidyltransferase domain-containing protein: MKHQNLSEIIELIKSWFGVHYGDRVSQIVLYGSQARGEAKPDSDIDILIVLRQGFDYAQEIERTSEFIQELSLRYDTVISRAFISDFRFNHEKSPFLLNVHREGIDLSRMNSGYCGRRRGGV; encoded by the coding sequence ATGAAACATCAAAATTTATCGGAAATTATCGAGTTAATTAAAAGTTGGTTTGGGGTACATTATGGCGATCGCGTGAGTCAAATTGTCTTATATGGTTCTCAGGCGAGAGGGGAAGCCAAACCTGATTCTGATATTGATATATTGATTGTTCTGAGGCAGGGTTTTGATTATGCTCAAGAAATTGAGAGGACGAGTGAGTTTATTCAGGAATTATCTTTAAGGTATGATACGGTTATTTCCCGTGCTTTTATTTCGGATTTTCGGTTTAATCATGAAAAAAGTCCTTTTTTACTGAATGTTCATCGAGAGGGAATTGATTTATCAAGGATGAACAGCGGTTATTGTGGGAGAAGGCGCGGCGGAGTTTAG
- a CDS encoding UPF0175 family protein, translated as MHHANHGRGKIKIMSLVISADIVKASGLSEQELIIELVLLLFQQEKISLGKAAELLNISQVRFQQILSERGINIHYDVEELQEDIQHLTAKGWL; from the coding sequence ATGCACCATGCTAACCACGGAAGAGGTAAAATCAAGATTATGAGTCTAGTGATTTCCGCAGACATTGTTAAGGCTAGTGGACTTTCTGAACAAGAGTTAATTATCGAGTTGGTATTATTGCTGTTTCAGCAGGAAAAAATCAGCTTGGGTAAGGCAGCCGAGTTACTGAATATCTCGCAGGTTAGATTCCAACAGATTCTCTCAGAGAGGGGCATTAATATTCATTACGATGTCGAGGAATTGCAGGAGGATATCCAGCATTTAACGGCTAAGGGATGGCTATGA
- a CDS encoding PIN domain-containing protein has translation MVSSSVLDYENSRNSRLDRANAVKIWLSLSKTYQKLTPEIRLRAKALEEMGVKSLDALHIASAEASGSDYFLTCDKRLINRCQALDLPVMNPTYFITEVDYEG, from the coding sequence CTGGTCAGTTCCAGTGTTTTAGACTATGAAAATAGTCGTAACTCTCGTCTTGACCGTGCCAATGCTGTCAAGATCTGGCTTAGTTTGTCCAAGACCTATCAGAAACTGACACCTGAGATTCGCCTTCGAGCAAAAGCACTGGAAGAGATGGGTGTTAAGTCTTTAGATGCTTTACACATTGCCAGCGCGGAAGCGTCTGGGAGTGATTATTTTCTCACCTGCGATAAACGTCTGATTAATCGCTGCCAAGCCCTAGATTTACCAGTTATGAATCCCACCTATTTTATCACGGAGGTTGATTATGAAGGTTAA
- a CDS encoding DUF3368 domain-containing protein, with the protein MVKVICNATPLINFASINHLDILKYLFAEIVIPQAVYSETVESGFPNSETIVNGIEAAWLKVKSVQEMPESIPLELDAGEREVIALALSEQTTRVVLDEKRARKVAQSLKLNVIGTLGILMLAKQNQIIPKVRPLLDAMMTEAQYWVNESLYDNVLQAVSEDEIE; encoded by the coding sequence ATGGTTAAAGTCATTTGCAATGCTACGCCTTTGATTAATTTTGCAAGTATTAATCACTTAGATATATTAAAATACCTGTTTGCCGAGATAGTCATTCCCCAAGCGGTTTACTCGGAAACCGTTGAATCAGGATTTCCTAACTCGGAAACCATTGTTAATGGAATTGAAGCGGCTTGGCTTAAAGTTAAGTCGGTGCAGGAGATGCCAGAATCCATCCCTTTAGAATTAGATGCTGGGGAAAGGGAGGTGATTGCTTTAGCACTGAGCGAACAAACAACCAGGGTTGTATTGGATGAAAAAAGAGCTAGAAAAGTGGCTCAATCTTTAAAATTGAATGTGATTGGCACGTTAGGGATTTTGATGTTAGCCAAACAAAACCAGATTATCCCCAAGGTGAGACCCCTATTGGATGCAATGATGACAGAAGCCCAATACTGGGTTAATGAATCTCTGTATGACAATGTTTTGCAAGCTGTTTCTGAGGATGAAATCGAGTAG
- a CDS encoding DUF2281 domain-containing protein: MMSPLLEKVLAEVTQLDRQEQLQLVSYLITQWQQQPNLFVDPKISRKNLFGCMQGKIKIAEDFDAPLDDFAEYM; this comes from the coding sequence ATGATGAGTCCCCTCCTAGAAAAAGTCTTAGCAGAAGTCACCCAACTCGATCGCCAAGAGCAGTTGCAACTCGTCTCCTACTTAATTACCCAGTGGCAACAACAGCCAAACCTATTTGTAGATCCAAAAATCAGCCGTAAAAATTTATTTGGTTGTATGCAGGGCAAAATCAAGATTGCCGAAGACTTTGACGCCCCCCTTGATGATTTTGCTGAGTATATGTAA
- a CDS encoding type II toxin-antitoxin system HigB family toxin: protein MRIIARSTLREFWQLHADAEQPLKAWFQDVRSMNWTSPADIKAIYGNASILPNNRVVFNIKGNNYRIIVHVRYDLGIVFIRFIGTHKDYDNIDATTI from the coding sequence GTGAGGATTATTGCTCGCAGTACATTACGAGAGTTTTGGCAGTTGCACGCCGATGCTGAACAACCATTAAAGGCTTGGTTTCAGGATGTCCGTAGCATGAACTGGACAAGCCCAGCAGATATTAAAGCGATTTATGGTAATGCCAGTATTCTTCCTAATAATCGGGTGGTTTTTAATATAAAAGGAAACAATTACCGGATAATTGTTCATGTTCGTTATGATTTGGGGATTGTCTTTATTCGCTTTATTGGTACTCATAAGGACTATGATAATATTGATGCAACCACGATTTAA
- a CDS encoding helix-turn-helix domain-containing protein, translating into MKLKPIKTEADYREALAEVERLFDAPINTDDGDRLEVLTALIEVYEEQHHPIELPSPYEAILYYLESRQPPVLSFIDGLKRRGVSEQVIQEALNESIMEN; encoded by the coding sequence ATGAAATTAAAACCCATTAAAACTGAGGCGGATTATCGTGAAGCTTTAGCAGAGGTTGAACGGTTATTTGATGCGCCTATAAATACGGATGATGGGGATAGGCTTGAGGTTCTGACAGCCCTGATTGAAGTCTATGAAGAACAACATCATCCCATTGAGTTACCATCACCTTATGAGGCTATTTTATACTATCTGGAAAGTCGCCAGCCACCTGTTTTAAGTTTTATTGATGGATTGAAGCGGCGCGGGGTAAGTGAGCAGGTGATTCAAGAGGCTTTAAATGAATCGATAATGGAGAATTGA
- a CDS encoding type II toxin-antitoxin system RelN family antitoxin, giving the protein MKAFEVLGKVNHQGHILLDEPLEVKPDIRVKVIVLISDEDELDADDTPVEEIQASLIRALQDAQAGRRIPLEQMWEGIDAE; this is encoded by the coding sequence ATGAAGGCATTTGAGGTATTGGGAAAAGTCAATCATCAGGGTCACATTTTGCTAGATGAACCTTTAGAAGTTAAACCTGATATTCGGGTCAAAGTTATCGTTTTGATATCTGATGAAGATGAATTGGATGCTGACGATACTCCGGTTGAGGAAATTCAAGCCAGTTTAATCCGAGCGTTGCAAGATGCTCAAGCCGGAAGAAGAATTCCCCTAGAACAAATGTGGGAGGGAATTGATGCCGAATAA
- a CDS encoding type II toxin-antitoxin system RelE family toxin, translating to MPNNPELVNIYFTPEYRDNLKKLAKKYRNIRSDTQGLIEELQKGSVLGDRLSGFGDHLYVYKVRAKNSNIQKGKSAGYRIIYLLESETSILLLTIYSKSEQEDITKEQIKSILDNFHQA from the coding sequence ATGCCGAATAATCCTGAATTAGTGAACATTTATTTCACACCTGAATATCGTGATAACCTCAAAAAATTAGCCAAAAAATATCGAAATATTCGCTCTGATACTCAGGGGTTAATAGAGGAACTCCAAAAAGGCTCGGTGTTAGGCGATCGCCTTTCGGGTTTTGGTGATCATCTTTATGTTTACAAGGTCAGAGCTAAAAATAGTAATATCCAAAAAGGCAAAAGTGCTGGATATCGCATTATTTATTTACTGGAATCAGAAACCAGCATTTTGTTATTGACGATTTATAGTAAATCGGAGCAGGAAGATATTACTAAGGAGCAAATTAAAAGTATTTTAGATAATTTTCATCAAGCATAG
- a CDS encoding type II toxin-antitoxin system VapC family toxin → MKLLLDTHILIWLIEGNPNLSQTAREAIEDESNTLHLSIVSLWEITIKTSLGKLELAIPLEQIVINFILPSGIQILPIQLSHLLILQTLPFHHRDPFDRLLISQAKSEGLTLVSEDGMFEQYEVKILS, encoded by the coding sequence ATGAAATTATTACTAGATACACATATCTTGATTTGGCTGATAGAAGGCAACCCAAATCTTAGCCAAACCGCAAGGGAAGCGATCGAGGATGAAAGCAACACTTTGCACCTAAGTATTGTTAGCCTCTGGGAAATAACCATTAAAACCAGCCTCGGTAAACTCGAACTGGCAATCCCACTAGAACAAATTGTAATCAATTTTATCCTTCCCAGCGGTATTCAAATTCTCCCCATTCAGCTTTCGCACTTATTGATATTACAAACGTTACCCTTCCATCATCGAGATCCGTTCGACCGATTATTGATTTCCCAAGCCAAATCTGAAGGTTTAACCTTGGTATCAGAAGATGGTATGTTTGAGCAATATGAAGTAAAAATACTTTCTTAG
- a CDS encoding UPF0175 family protein — MQAINIQIPIELIEQGETAVLEQIAMQLYENKVFTFSQARRLLNYSVWEFQKLLGENHVVRQYDQDDLAEDIEAIKSGLWDG; from the coding sequence ATGCAAGCAATTAACATACAAATTCCCATAGAATTAATTGAGCAAGGTGAGACGGCAGTTTTAGAACAAATTGCCATGCAGCTTTACGAAAATAAGGTGTTTACCTTTAGTCAAGCCCGTCGGTTGTTGAATTATTCCGTGTGGGAGTTTCAAAAACTGTTGGGAGAAAATCATGTTGTTCGGCAATACGACCAAGATGATTTAGCAGAGGATATCGAAGCGATTAAATCAGGATTGTGGGATGGTTAA
- a CDS encoding HEPN domain-containing protein, which produces MGASLLLENNLSELSMSRAYYAMFYVACAFWLRKDLSFSSHSAVISAFGREFAKDNQRFREFHRYLIDAQDLRNRSDYDLDVGIGASEVRVQIQIAESFMDFFENYQEG; this is translated from the coding sequence GTGGGGGCAAGTTTATTGTTAGAAAATAACCTGTCTGAACTGTCAATGTCTCGTGCCTATTATGCGATGTTTTATGTGGCTTGTGCATTTTGGCTCCGTAAGGATTTAAGTTTTTCGAGCCATTCTGCTGTCATCAGTGCTTTTGGTCGGGAATTTGCCAAGGATAATCAAAGGTTTCGAGAATTTCACAGATATTTGATTGATGCCCAGGATTTGCGAAACCGTAGTGATTATGATTTAGATGTTGGCATTGGTGCATCTGAGGTGAGGGTACAGATTCAAATAGCTGAAAGTTTCATGGATTTTTTTGAGAATTATCAGGAGGGTTAA
- the rpoB gene encoding DNA-directed RNA polymerase subunit beta: MQRSGFELPDLIEIQRSSFRWFLETGLIEELESFSPISDYTGKLELHFLARDYKLKQPKYDVDDAKRRDSTYSVQMYVPTRLINKETGEIKEQEVFIGDLPLMTERGTFIINGAERVIVNQIVRSPGVYYKSEIDKNKRRTYSASLIPNRGAWLKFETDKNDLVWVRIDKTRKLSAQILLKALGLTNNEIFDALRHPDYFQKTIEKEGEFSEEDALMELYRKLRPGEPPTITGGEQLLQNRFFDPKRYDLGRVGRHKLNRKLRLSVPDSTRVLTPTDILSAIDYLINLEYDIGETDDIDHLGNRRVRSVGELLQNQIRVGLNRLERIIRERMTVGDAETLTPASLVNPKPLVAAIKEFFGSSQLSQFMDQTNPLAELTHKRRLSAPSPGGLTRERAGFAVRDIHPSHYGRICPIETPEGPNAGLIGSLATHARVNPYGFIETPYYPVENGRVRRDLSPVYMTADEEDDLRVAPGDISYDSEGYILGDLVPVRYRQDFTKTSPDQVDYVAVSPVQIVSVATSLIPFLEHDDANRALMGSNMQRQAVPLLRPERPFVGTGLEAQAARDSGMVIVSRTDGEVSYVDGAKIRVIDPEGWEIEYELQKYQRSNQDTCLNQRPLVYEGDQVVAGQVLADGSSTEGAELALGHNVLVAYMPWEGYNYEDAILISERLVYDDVYTSIHIEKFEIEARQTKLGPEEITREIPNVGEDSLRQLDASGIIRIGAWVESGDILVGKVTPKGESDQPPEEKLLRAIFGEKARDVRDNSLRVPNGEKGRVVDVRVFTREQGDELPPGANMVVRVYVAQKRKIQVGDKMAGRHGNKGIVSRILPIEDMPYLPDGRPMDIVLNPLGVPSRMNVGQIFECLMGWAGENLKRRFKVIPFDEMFGQEMSRETVHSKLKEAREKLKKDWLFSEEYPGKTIVYDGRTGEAFDQPVTVGIAYILKLVHLVDDKIHARSTGPYSLVTQQPLGGKAQQGGQRFGEMEVWALEAFGAAYTLQELLTVKSDDMAGRNEALNAIVKGKAIPRPGTPESFKVLMRELQSLCLDIAVHKVETNKKDGASKDVEVDLMADEPHRVRPPSKPTYDLSVIDDDDEQGSWL, from the coding sequence ATTCAGCGATCGGGATTTGAACTTCCTGATTTAATTGAAATTCAGCGATCGAGTTTTCGTTGGTTTTTAGAAACCGGGCTAATTGAAGAATTAGAAAGTTTCTCGCCCATCAGTGATTATACAGGGAAACTAGAACTGCATTTCTTAGCCAGAGATTACAAGCTGAAACAGCCCAAATATGACGTAGACGATGCCAAACGGCGGGATAGTACATACTCCGTGCAGATGTACGTCCCTACCCGACTAATTAACAAAGAAACCGGGGAGATTAAGGAGCAGGAAGTTTTTATCGGAGACCTGCCCTTAATGACCGAACGTGGCACGTTTATTATTAACGGAGCCGAGCGAGTTATTGTTAACCAAATTGTGCGGAGTCCGGGGGTATACTACAAATCGGAAATCGATAAAAATAAACGACGTACCTATAGCGCCTCCCTCATCCCGAACCGAGGCGCTTGGTTGAAATTTGAAACCGATAAAAATGATCTAGTTTGGGTAAGAATTGACAAAACTCGCAAACTGTCGGCTCAGATACTTCTGAAAGCCCTAGGATTGACGAATAACGAAATATTTGACGCATTGCGGCACCCAGACTACTTCCAAAAAACCATCGAAAAAGAAGGGGAATTTAGCGAAGAAGATGCCCTGATGGAGTTGTATCGAAAACTGCGACCAGGGGAACCTCCCACCATCACCGGGGGAGAACAACTTTTGCAGAATCGCTTCTTTGACCCGAAACGCTATGATTTGGGTCGGGTAGGACGGCATAAACTGAACCGGAAACTAAGGCTAAGTGTGCCAGATAGCACCAGAGTCCTAACTCCCACTGATATTCTATCGGCGATCGACTACCTGATTAACCTAGAATACGACATCGGCGAAACCGATGACATTGACCACCTGGGTAATCGTCGGGTGCGTTCAGTAGGGGAACTATTGCAAAACCAAATCCGAGTAGGTTTAAACCGTTTAGAAAGAATTATTCGGGAACGGATGACCGTTGGCGATGCCGAAACCCTAACCCCCGCCTCCCTAGTGAACCCGAAACCTTTGGTAGCAGCCATCAAAGAATTTTTCGGGTCTAGCCAACTGTCCCAATTTATGGATCAAACTAACCCCCTAGCGGAATTAACCCATAAACGGCGTTTATCTGCCCCTAGTCCCGGTGGCTTAACACGAGAACGGGCTGGCTTTGCTGTGCGTGATATTCACCCAAGCCACTATGGTCGTATCTGTCCCATCGAAACCCCAGAAGGACCGAACGCGGGTCTAATTGGCTCCCTGGCTACCCACGCCCGGGTTAACCCCTACGGCTTCATCGAAACCCCTTACTATCCCGTAGAAAATGGACGAGTGCGCCGAGATTTGTCTCCGGTGTATATGACGGCTGACGAGGAAGACGATTTACGGGTAGCACCAGGAGACATTAGCTATGACTCCGAGGGATATATCCTCGGCGACCTAGTTCCGGTGCGTTATCGTCAGGACTTCACCAAAACCAGCCCCGACCAAGTGGACTATGTAGCGGTTTCCCCGGTGCAAATTGTCTCGGTAGCTACCTCCCTAATTCCCTTCCTAGAACACGATGACGCTAACCGTGCGCTGATGGGTTCCAATATGCAGCGCCAAGCAGTTCCGCTGCTGCGTCCTGAACGTCCGTTTGTAGGAACGGGACTAGAAGCCCAGGCGGCGCGGGACTCAGGTATGGTGATTGTATCTCGTACTGATGGAGAAGTCAGTTATGTGGATGGCGCGAAAATTCGGGTGATTGACCCGGAAGGTTGGGAAATCGAATATGAACTGCAAAAATACCAACGGTCTAACCAAGATACCTGCTTAAACCAGCGCCCCTTAGTCTATGAAGGCGACCAAGTAGTGGCAGGTCAGGTGTTAGCTGATGGTTCCTCGACGGAAGGGGCAGAATTGGCTCTGGGTCATAACGTTTTAGTGGCCTATATGCCCTGGGAAGGCTACAACTATGAAGACGCAATCCTAATTAGTGAACGTCTGGTTTATGACGATGTTTATACGTCAATCCATATCGAAAAATTTGAGATTGAGGCGCGACAAACCAAACTAGGACCCGAAGAAATTACCCGCGAAATACCCAACGTCGGGGAAGACTCCCTGCGACAACTGGACGCTTCCGGGATTATTCGCATTGGCGCTTGGGTAGAGTCGGGAGATATTCTGGTAGGAAAAGTTACCCCGAAAGGAGAGTCGGACCAACCCCCAGAAGAAAAACTGCTGCGGGCTATCTTTGGAGAAAAAGCCAGGGATGTGCGGGATAACTCGCTGCGGGTTCCTAATGGTGAAAAAGGGCGGGTGGTCGATGTGCGGGTGTTTACCCGAGAACAAGGCGATGAACTGCCCCCAGGAGCTAATATGGTGGTGCGGGTCTATGTGGCACAAAAACGTAAAATTCAGGTGGGAGACAAAATGGCGGGCCGCCACGGTAATAAGGGGATTGTCTCGCGTATTCTTCCCATTGAAGATATGCCCTATCTCCCTGATGGTCGGCCAATGGATATCGTCCTGAATCCCCTGGGTGTGCCTAGTCGTATGAATGTAGGTCAAATCTTTGAGTGTTTGATGGGATGGGCGGGAGAAAACCTGAAACGGCGGTTTAAGGTGATCCCGTTTGATGAAATGTTTGGTCAAGAAATGTCCCGTGAGACAGTCCACAGTAAACTTAAAGAAGCCCGCGAAAAACTCAAAAAGGATTGGTTATTTAGTGAGGAATACCCAGGCAAAACTATTGTTTATGACGGCCGCACGGGAGAAGCCTTTGACCAACCGGTAACGGTGGGTATCGCTTATATCCTCAAGTTGGTTCACTTGGTGGATGATAAGATTCACGCCCGGTCTACTGGTCCATATTCTTTGGTGACTCAACAGCCGTTGGGTGGAAAGGCACAACAGGGCGGTCAGCGGTTCGGAGAAATGGAGGTGTGGGCATTGGAAGCGTTTGGGGCAGCTTATACTTTGCAAGAGTTGCTAACGGTTAAGTCTGATGATATGGCAGGCCGTAATGAAGCTCTAAATGCGATCGTTAAAGGCAAAGCTATCCCTCGACCAGGTACGCCAGAATCGTTTAAAGTGCTGATGCGGGAGTTGCAATCTTTGTGTTTGGATATTGCAGTCCATAAGGTGGAAACTAACAAAAAGGATGGTGCTAGTAAAGATGTGGAGGTGGACTTGATGGCTGATGAGCCTCACCGGGTCAGACCACCTTCTAAGCCTACATACGATTTGAGCGTCATTGATGACGACGACGAGCAGGGTAGCTGGTTGTAG
- a CDS encoding cyclic nucleotide-binding domain-containing protein has translation MNKTLAILGELSDRDLDWIIANGQQQQLESGMVLITEGQLIEALYIVLDGTLVASVAALGNREVATLGIGEVIGEMSFVDGRMPSATVSAKEPCLVLSVPREKLSEKLEWDALFSLRFYRAVSKFLSYRLRNTVTQFGQQKPLPSETNSSTTEIEQSLDEDGYRFREIIQRLRGEYVVPT, from the coding sequence ATGAATAAAACACTAGCTATTCTGGGAGAATTGAGCGATCGTGACCTGGACTGGATTATTGCTAATGGTCAGCAACAGCAACTTGAGTCTGGCATGGTTTTAATTACAGAAGGTCAGCTAATTGAAGCCCTTTATATCGTTCTTGATGGTACATTGGTGGCATCAGTAGCCGCCTTGGGAAATCGAGAAGTGGCTACACTGGGTATAGGAGAAGTTATCGGAGAAATGTCTTTTGTTGATGGTCGTATGCCTTCAGCAACAGTTAGCGCCAAAGAACCTTGTTTAGTCTTATCGGTTCCTCGTGAAAAATTATCAGAAAAATTGGAGTGGGATGCTTTGTTTTCTCTGAGATTTTATCGAGCAGTAAGTAAGTTTTTGTCCTATCGTCTCCGAAATACTGTGACCCAGTTTGGTCAACAAAAACCATTACCTTCTGAAACTAATAGTTCTACCACAGAAATTGAGCAATCTCTCGATGAGGACGGATATCGGTTTCGGGAAATTATACAACGTCTGCGAGGTGAATATGTAGTGCCAACCTAA
- a CDS encoding DUF4336 domain-containing protein, whose product MESQPEHPNPLSHSSDWRWPWWPLVPLYPFSQRRTIRREVVSDRIWTFEQVQGILYVVVPIRMTVIRLDMGGLLVYAPVAPTPECIRLVNELVAEYGEVRYIILPTTSGLEHKVFVGPFARKFPKAQVFVAPDQWSYPLKLPLSWLGLPPKRTHILPADCSETPFSREFSYAILGPIDLGLGTFEEVAFFHWRSQTLLLTDTIISIPEQPPAIVELDAYPLLFHARDNAFQTVADHPTTRQKGWQRITLFSLYFQPDTLEPVPFKEALSDALKASDRSRKAYFGLFPFQWRSGWEEAFNTLRRDGNILVAPILQTLILNRSPQLTLAWADRVCEWNFNRIIPCHFDAPITATPPAFRQAFSFLESQEAPPNGYLGSSSHPLPAGDFTILQNIDKRLNQWGITPPPASAKIR is encoded by the coding sequence GTGGAAAGTCAACCGGAACACCCTAACCCCCTCAGTCACTCTTCAGACTGGCGTTGGCCATGGTGGCCCTTAGTCCCCCTCTACCCATTTAGTCAGCGTCGGACTATTCGCCGGGAAGTAGTCAGCGATCGCATTTGGACTTTTGAACAGGTCCAAGGTATTCTGTATGTGGTGGTTCCCATTCGCATGACCGTCATTCGGTTGGATATGGGGGGATTATTAGTTTATGCTCCTGTGGCTCCTACTCCTGAATGTATTAGACTGGTGAATGAGTTAGTAGCTGAATATGGAGAGGTGCGCTATATTATCCTCCCCACCACCTCCGGTCTTGAGCATAAAGTGTTTGTCGGTCCCTTTGCGCGGAAGTTTCCGAAAGCTCAGGTTTTTGTGGCTCCAGATCAATGGAGTTATCCGTTAAAATTACCCCTAAGTTGGTTAGGTTTACCCCCGAAACGTACCCATATTTTACCAGCAGATTGTTCTGAGACTCCGTTTTCCCGCGAGTTTAGTTATGCGATTTTAGGCCCGATTGATTTGGGATTAGGAACCTTTGAGGAAGTCGCCTTTTTCCATTGGCGATCGCAAACTTTATTACTGACAGATACGATAATTTCTATTCCCGAACAACCCCCAGCCATAGTGGAACTAGATGCCTATCCTCTGTTATTCCACGCGCGAGATAATGCCTTTCAAACCGTGGCAGATCACCCGACCACCCGCCAAAAAGGATGGCAGCGAATCACCCTATTTTCCCTGTATTTCCAACCAGATACATTAGAGCCAGTGCCATTCAAAGAAGCTCTCAGTGATGCTTTAAAAGCAAGCGATCGCTCTCGAAAAGCCTATTTTGGTTTATTTCCCTTCCAGTGGCGATCGGGCTGGGAAGAAGCCTTTAACACCCTCCGAAGAGACGGCAATATATTAGTGGCTCCCATTCTGCAAACCCTGATCTTGAATCGTTCGCCACAACTGACCCTCGCCTGGGCGGATCGTGTTTGCGAGTGGAATTTTAACCGGATTATTCCCTGCCATTTTGACGCACCGATAACAGCCACCCCCCCGGCTTTTCGGCAGGCTTTCAGCTTCCTAGAATCCCAGGAAGCGCCGCCAAATGGTTATTTAGGCAGTTCGAGTCATCCCCTCCCCGCCGGAGATTTTACCATCCTCCAAAATATAGATAAACGCCTAAACCAATGGGGAATTACTCCCCCACCAGCATCAGCCAAAATCCGTTAA
- a CDS encoding DUF3368 domain-containing protein: MINERLGRREAINLGLSITGLLGILLVAKRRGLIPQIRPIMDSLIWEANFRIGSNLYREVLAAAGE; the protein is encoded by the coding sequence TTGATTAATGAACGGTTAGGACGAAGGGAAGCAATCAATTTGGGGTTGTCGATTACCGGATTATTAGGAATTTTGCTAGTAGCAAAGCGTCGGGGTTTGATTCCTCAGATTAGACCGATTATGGATAGTTTAATCTGGGAGGCTAATTTTCGGATTGGCTCAAATTTATATAGAGAGGTTTTAGCGGCTGCTGGGGAATGA